From one Streptomyces spiramyceticus genomic stretch:
- a CDS encoding LacI family DNA-binding transcriptional regulator, which produces MAKVTRDDVARLAGTSTAVVSYVINNGPRPVAPATRERVLAAIKELGYRPDRVAQAMASRRTDLIGMIVPDARQPFFAEMAHAVERAAADRGKMVLVGNSDYRDEREVHYLRAFLGMRVSGLILVSQGPSERAAAEIEAWDARVVLLHERPEAIDDVAVVTDDIGGAQLATRHLLEHGHAYVACLGGVESTPAVGDPVADHVEGWRRAMQESGRSTEGRLFQAPYNRYDAYQVALTLLAGPDRPPAIFCSTDDQAIGVLRAARELRIDVPGELAVAGFDDVKEAALTDPPLTTVYSDRPAMARAAVDLVLDEALRVAGSRRERLKQFPSALVVRRSCGCDHS; this is translated from the coding sequence GTGGCCAAGGTGACGCGGGACGATGTGGCACGACTGGCGGGGACTTCGACCGCGGTCGTCAGTTACGTCATCAACAACGGACCCCGGCCGGTTGCCCCGGCCACGCGCGAGCGTGTCCTCGCCGCGATCAAGGAGCTCGGCTACCGGCCGGACCGGGTCGCGCAGGCCATGGCGTCCCGGCGTACGGACCTCATAGGCATGATCGTCCCGGACGCGCGGCAGCCCTTCTTCGCCGAAATGGCGCACGCGGTCGAGCGGGCCGCCGCCGACCGCGGAAAAATGGTCCTGGTCGGCAATTCCGACTACCGCGACGAGCGCGAGGTCCACTATCTGCGGGCCTTCCTCGGAATGCGGGTCTCCGGGCTGATCCTGGTCAGCCAGGGCCCGAGCGAGCGGGCCGCCGCCGAGATCGAGGCGTGGGACGCGCGGGTGGTGCTGCTGCACGAGCGGCCCGAGGCGATCGACGACGTGGCGGTCGTGACGGACGACATCGGCGGCGCGCAGCTCGCGACCCGTCACCTGCTCGAACACGGTCACGCGTACGTGGCCTGCCTGGGCGGCGTGGAATCGACACCGGCGGTCGGCGACCCGGTGGCGGACCACGTCGAGGGCTGGCGCAGGGCGATGCAGGAATCGGGGCGGTCCACCGAGGGCCGCCTCTTCCAGGCCCCGTACAACAGGTACGACGCCTACCAGGTCGCCCTGACACTGCTCGCGGGCCCCGACCGGCCGCCCGCGATTTTCTGCTCCACGGACGACCAGGCGATCGGTGTGCTGCGCGCCGCGCGTGAGCTGCGTATCGACGTACCGGGCGAGCTGGCGGTGGCCGGCTTCGACGACGTGAAGGAAGCGGCGCTGACCGATCCGCCGCTGACGACGGTCTACTCCGACCGGCCCGCGATGGCACGGGCGGCGGTGGACCTGGTGCTGGACGAAGCGCTGCGAGTGGCGGGGTCGCGGCGGGAGCGGCTGAAGCAGTTCCCGTCGGCACTGGTGGTACGCCGCTCCTGCGGCTGCGATCACTCTTAG
- a CDS encoding S1C family serine protease, with translation MTESPRRSGEYPEPEQQPSYGSGDEARQRARYDADRAAQAYAGAYPPPPVYEPAHPGTPDSEPRAGRRRAKRPVALLAAVAIVAAAIGGGAGAFARGLTDNGSGTGTGVTGTNVAQSSKGTVSGVAQAASPSIVEISATSASGASTGSGVVITGDGEIITNNHVVSGASSVKVKLSDGKTYTADVVGTDPDKDLALIKLQGATGLKAATLGSSEDVKVGDQVVAIGSPEGLTGTVTSGIVSALDRDVTVSKEEDRGQGQEGQGQQGGGQWPFEFGGQEFNGDTGSSKTTYKAIQTDASLNPGNSGGALINMNGEIIGINSAMYAPSGATGSTAGSVGLGFAIPVDTVKADLAKLRARDDE, from the coding sequence ATGACCGAGAGCCCCCGCCGCAGCGGCGAGTACCCCGAGCCCGAGCAGCAGCCCTCCTACGGATCAGGCGACGAAGCGCGGCAGCGCGCCAGGTACGACGCGGATCGTGCGGCGCAGGCGTACGCCGGCGCCTACCCGCCGCCGCCCGTATACGAACCGGCGCACCCCGGCACCCCCGATTCAGAGCCGAGGGCCGGGCGCAGGCGGGCCAAGCGGCCCGTAGCACTGCTGGCCGCGGTCGCCATCGTCGCCGCCGCGATCGGCGGCGGCGCGGGGGCCTTCGCCCGGGGCCTCACGGACAACGGCTCGGGCACCGGCACCGGCGTCACCGGTACGAACGTCGCGCAGAGCAGCAAGGGCACCGTCTCCGGGGTAGCGCAGGCCGCGAGCCCGAGCATCGTCGAGATCAGTGCGACGTCGGCGTCCGGTGCGTCCACCGGGTCCGGGGTGGTCATCACCGGCGACGGCGAGATCATCACCAACAACCACGTCGTGTCCGGTGCCTCCTCGGTCAAGGTCAAGCTCAGCGACGGCAAGACGTACACCGCCGATGTGGTCGGCACCGACCCGGACAAGGACCTCGCCCTCATCAAGCTCCAGGGAGCGACTGGTCTGAAGGCAGCCACGCTCGGAAGCTCCGAGGACGTGAAGGTCGGCGACCAGGTCGTCGCGATCGGCTCGCCCGAGGGGCTGACCGGGACCGTGACCAGCGGGATCGTCTCCGCCCTCGACCGGGACGTGACGGTGTCCAAGGAGGAGGACCGGGGGCAGGGCCAGGAAGGTCAGGGGCAGCAGGGCGGCGGCCAGTGGCCGTTCGAGTTCGGCGGGCAGGAGTTCAATGGCGACACGGGATCGTCGAAGACGACGTACAAGGCGATCCAGACCGACGCCTCCCTCAACCCCGGCAACTCCGGCGGCGCCCTCATCAACATGAACGGCGAGATCATCGGCATCAACTCCGCGATGTACGCCCCGAGCGGAGCCACCGGGTCCACTGCGGGCAGCGTCGGTCTCGGCTTCGCCATCCCGGTCGACACGGTCAAGGCCGACCTGGCGAAGCTCCGCGCGAGGGACGACGAGTAA
- a CDS encoding response regulator transcription factor: protein MSSPAERILIVDDEPAVREALQRSLAFEGYGTEVAVDGIDALAKTASYEPDLIVLDIQMPRMDGLTAARRIRSSGDTIPILMLTARDTVGDRVTGLDAGADDYLVKPFELDELFARIRALLRRSSYAATGPGGEEPPGHILSFADLRMDLATREVTRGSRRVELTRTEFTLLEMFLAHPRQVLTREQILKAVWGFDFEPSSNSLDVYVMYLRRKTEGGGEPRLVHTVRGVGYVLRGGEA, encoded by the coding sequence ATGAGCAGCCCCGCCGAGCGCATCCTGATCGTCGACGACGAGCCCGCCGTGCGCGAAGCCCTCCAGCGCAGCCTCGCCTTCGAGGGGTACGGGACGGAGGTCGCCGTCGACGGAATCGACGCTCTCGCCAAGACCGCGTCGTACGAGCCCGACCTGATCGTCCTCGACATCCAGATGCCGCGCATGGACGGTCTGACCGCCGCCCGCCGCATCCGGTCCTCCGGCGACACCATCCCCATCCTGATGCTGACCGCCCGCGACACGGTCGGCGACCGCGTGACCGGGCTCGACGCGGGCGCCGACGACTACCTGGTGAAGCCGTTCGAACTGGACGAGCTGTTCGCCCGCATCCGTGCGCTGCTGCGGCGCAGTTCGTACGCGGCCACGGGTCCGGGCGGCGAGGAGCCGCCCGGCCACATCCTGTCCTTCGCCGACCTGCGGATGGATCTCGCGACGCGCGAGGTGACGCGCGGCAGCCGGCGGGTGGAACTGACCCGCACCGAGTTCACGCTCCTGGAGATGTTCCTCGCGCACCCGCGCCAGGTGCTGACCCGTGAGCAGATCCTCAAGGCGGTGTGGGGCTTCGACTTCGAGCCGAGCTCCAATTCGCTCGACGTGTACGTCATGTACCTGCGCCGCAAGACGGAGGGCGGCGGCGAGCCGCGCCTCGTGCACACCGTGCGCGGTGTCGGCTACGTACTACGCGGGGGTGAGGCGTGA
- a CDS encoding sensor histidine kinase, with product MSGPLRRFRALPLRSRLALLTATAVAVAVAAVAASCWFVTRAELQEQLDDSLRNVKVDNAYVRNLRQACAGGTPIVPPEGSYRVQIVFASGETCTPPRSSPIPAQPGDVAVATRRQSDALHTTDADDGAEMRVYTYAFDDGPENLFPGSALAVSVARPMSEVDDPLGSLAWVLLVLSGIGVLGAGATGLWVARAGLRPVDKLTDTVEHVARTEDLTVRIPVEGEDEIARLSRSFNAMTSALASSRDRQAQLIADAGHELRTPLTSLRTNVELLARSDETGRAIPPDDRAALMASVKAQMTELASLIGDLQELARPDTADQGSPLRVVALHEIAAAALERARLRGPELTINADLSPWYVRAEPAALERALVNVLDNAVKFSPPGGAVDVALNQHGELTVRDHGPGIPEGELPHVFERFWRSPSARALPGSGLGLSIVARTVQQAGGTITLRRPRDEAGGTEALIRLPGAPTPPPETA from the coding sequence GTGAGCGGTCCGCTGCGCAGATTCCGCGCGCTGCCGCTGCGGTCGCGGCTCGCGCTGCTGACGGCGACGGCGGTGGCGGTCGCTGTGGCGGCGGTCGCCGCGTCCTGCTGGTTCGTGACCAGGGCGGAACTGCAGGAACAGCTGGACGACTCGCTCCGCAACGTCAAGGTCGACAACGCCTATGTGCGGAACCTGCGGCAGGCCTGCGCGGGCGGCACCCCCATCGTGCCGCCCGAGGGCTCGTACCGGGTGCAGATCGTCTTCGCCTCCGGCGAGACCTGCACCCCCCCGAGGTCCTCGCCGATCCCGGCGCAGCCCGGTGACGTCGCCGTGGCCACGCGCCGGCAGAGCGACGCCCTGCACACCACCGATGCCGACGACGGCGCGGAGATGCGGGTGTACACCTACGCGTTCGACGACGGCCCGGAGAATCTGTTCCCCGGTTCCGCGCTCGCGGTCTCCGTGGCCCGTCCGATGAGCGAGGTCGACGACCCGCTGGGCTCGCTCGCCTGGGTGCTGCTCGTTCTCTCGGGTATCGGAGTGCTGGGTGCGGGAGCGACCGGGCTGTGGGTCGCCCGCGCGGGCCTGCGTCCCGTCGACAAGCTGACCGACACCGTCGAGCATGTGGCGCGTACGGAGGACCTGACCGTACGCATCCCCGTCGAGGGCGAGGACGAGATCGCCCGCCTCTCGCGCTCCTTCAACGCCATGACCAGCGCCCTCGCGTCCTCCCGTGACCGCCAGGCCCAGCTGATCGCCGACGCGGGGCACGAGCTCCGCACTCCGCTGACCTCGCTGCGTACGAACGTGGAGTTGCTCGCGCGCAGCGACGAGACCGGGCGGGCCATTCCGCCCGACGACCGGGCCGCGCTCATGGCGTCCGTCAAGGCGCAGATGACCGAGCTGGCCTCCCTGATCGGTGACTTGCAGGAGCTGGCCCGCCCCGACACGGCCGACCAGGGCAGCCCGCTGCGCGTCGTAGCACTGCACGAGATCGCGGCCGCCGCTCTGGAACGGGCCAGGCTGCGCGGCCCCGAGCTGACGATCAACGCGGACCTCTCCCCCTGGTACGTACGGGCCGAGCCGGCGGCTCTGGAGCGGGCGCTGGTCAATGTCCTGGACAACGCGGTGAAGTTCAGCCCGCCGGGCGGGGCGGTCGACGTGGCGCTGAACCAGCACGGCGAGCTGACCGTACGCGACCACGGCCCGGGCATCCCGGAAGGCGAACTCCCGCACGTCTTCGAACGCTTCTGGCGCTCCCCGTCCGCCCGCGCCCTGCCCGGTTCGGGCCTCGGCCTGTCGATCGTCGCCCGTACGGTCCAGCAGGCGGGCGGCACGATCACGCTGCGGCGCCCGAGGGACGAGGCCGGCGGCACGGAGGCCCTGATCAGGCTGCCGGGGGCGCCGACGCCGCCGCCCGAGACCGCGTGA
- a CDS encoding bifunctional metallophosphatase/5'-nucleotidase, translated as MSANPRTHHRATRRILASAAGLATAGALVAAMPAGAAPDSAPSHKTKPSRTVDVQLLSFNDLHGNLEPPAGSAGTVTETQADGTTKAVPAGGVEYLATSLRKAREGKRYSVTAAGGDMVGASPLMSGLFHDEPTIEALNKLDLDVTAVGNHEFDEGATELARLQNGGCHPVEGCFEKGKEFEGADFPYLAANVTNEKTGKPILKPYTVWKKDGIKVGFIGVTLEGTPDIVTANGVKGLKFHDEIETVNKYARELDRQGVKSIVALIHEGGSPASGSYNYNCDSPGAGDGISGPIVDIAKGITPKVDALVTGHTHQAYVCTVPDPAGKPRMVTSAASYGKLYTDTTLTYDRRTKDIVRTSVTTAKSANHIVSRDQPKAADMTDLIGRWNTLAAPIANKSQGYISADINGRGATTPEKPLGDLIADAQLEGLAPTDKGGAQIAFMNPGGIRSDLVYKASGSEGDGVVTYGEAFTVQPFTNMMNVVDLTGAQLITALQQQVSGPNEASPKILQVSKGFTYTLDMTKTGAARIDAASVKLNGVALDPAKTYRVAMNEFLAGGGDGFPVFKEHKNKLVGASDLEVFNAYLAANSSAASPIAPPAADRITVVK; from the coding sequence ATGTCAGCGAACCCTCGTACGCACCACCGCGCGACCCGGCGAATACTCGCCTCGGCCGCCGGACTCGCCACCGCCGGCGCGCTCGTCGCCGCGATGCCGGCCGGCGCCGCTCCGGACAGCGCGCCGAGCCACAAGACCAAGCCGTCGCGCACCGTGGACGTGCAGCTGCTGTCCTTCAACGACCTGCACGGCAACCTGGAGCCCCCGGCGGGCTCGGCCGGCACCGTCACCGAGACGCAGGCCGACGGAACGACCAAGGCCGTACCGGCCGGTGGCGTCGAGTACCTGGCCACCTCGCTGCGCAAGGCGCGCGAGGGCAAGCGGTACTCCGTCACCGCGGCCGGCGGCGACATGGTCGGCGCGAGCCCGCTCATGTCGGGGCTCTTCCACGACGAGCCGACGATCGAGGCGCTGAACAAGCTCGACCTCGACGTGACGGCCGTCGGCAACCACGAGTTCGACGAGGGCGCGACCGAGCTGGCACGCCTTCAGAACGGTGGCTGCCACCCGGTCGAGGGCTGCTTCGAGAAGGGCAAGGAGTTCGAGGGAGCGGACTTCCCCTACCTTGCCGCGAACGTCACGAACGAGAAGACCGGCAAGCCGATCCTCAAGCCGTACACGGTGTGGAAGAAGGACGGCATCAAGGTCGGCTTCATCGGGGTCACCCTCGAAGGCACGCCGGACATCGTCACGGCCAACGGCGTCAAGGGCCTCAAGTTCCACGACGAGATCGAGACCGTCAACAAGTACGCCAGGGAACTGGACCGCCAGGGCGTCAAGTCGATCGTCGCGCTGATCCACGAAGGCGGCTCGCCGGCCAGCGGCTCGTACAACTACAACTGTGACTCGCCGGGCGCGGGCGACGGCATCTCGGGCCCGATCGTCGACATCGCCAAGGGCATCACCCCGAAGGTCGACGCGCTGGTCACCGGGCACACGCACCAGGCGTACGTCTGCACGGTCCCGGACCCCGCGGGCAAGCCGCGCATGGTCACTTCGGCGGCCTCGTACGGCAAGCTCTACACGGACACCACGCTGACGTACGACCGCAGGACCAAGGACATCGTCCGTACGTCGGTGACCACTGCCAAGTCCGCCAACCACATCGTCAGCCGCGACCAGCCGAAGGCCGCGGACATGACCGACCTCATCGGGCGCTGGAACACCCTCGCCGCCCCGATCGCCAACAAGTCGCAGGGCTACATCTCCGCCGACATCAACGGCCGAGGCGCGACCACCCCCGAGAAGCCGCTCGGCGACCTGATCGCGGACGCGCAGCTGGAGGGCCTGGCGCCGACCGACAAGGGCGGGGCGCAGATCGCCTTCATGAACCCGGGCGGGATCCGCTCCGACCTCGTCTACAAGGCGAGCGGGAGCGAGGGCGACGGTGTGGTGACCTACGGCGAGGCGTTCACCGTCCAGCCGTTCACCAACATGATGAACGTCGTCGACCTGACTGGTGCCCAGCTGATCACCGCGCTGCAGCAGCAGGTCAGCGGCCCGAACGAGGCCTCGCCGAAGATCCTTCAGGTCTCGAAGGGCTTCACGTACACGCTGGACATGACGAAGACGGGCGCGGCGCGGATCGACGCGGCGTCGGTGAAGCTGAACGGCGTGGCGCTCGACCCGGCGAAGACGTACCGCGTCGCGATGAACGAGTTCCTCGCGGGCGGCGGCGACGGCTTCCCGGTCTTCAAGGAGCACAAGAACAAGCTGGTCGGCGCGTCCGACCTGGAGGTCTTCAACGCCTACCTGGCGGCGAACTCCAGCGCGGCGAGCCCGATCGCCCCGCCTGCGGCCGACCGGATCACGGTCGTCAAGTAG
- the mshD gene encoding mycothiol synthase — protein MTTDPPAPAPLRKIETLDELTEEQAQQVIDLLDEAARVDGMQAVSEQGRLQLRGGHREGIRHFLLYVGDGALLGYAQLEDTDPVEAPAAELVVHPAYRGHGHGRTLGTTVLDASGKRLRVWAHGGKSAARHLAQVLGLTLFRELRQMRRPLTTPDIPEPVYPAGVSVRTFVPGQDDAAWLAVNAAAFAHHPEQGGMTQRDLDDRKAEPWFDPKGFFLAERGGELVGFHWTKVHAEEQLGEVYVLGIRPDAQGGGLGKALTLTGLRYLAAQGVPTAMLYVDADNTAALTVYERLGFVTHETDLMYRTES, from the coding sequence ATGACGACTGACCCACCAGCCCCCGCCCCCCTCAGGAAGATCGAGACCCTCGACGAGCTCACCGAGGAGCAGGCCCAGCAGGTCATCGACCTCCTCGACGAAGCCGCCCGCGTCGACGGCATGCAGGCCGTCTCCGAGCAGGGCAGGCTCCAGCTCCGCGGCGGTCACCGTGAAGGCATCCGGCACTTTCTGCTGTACGTCGGCGACGGCGCCCTCCTCGGTTACGCCCAGCTGGAGGACACCGACCCCGTGGAGGCGCCGGCCGCCGAGCTGGTCGTACACCCGGCGTACCGCGGGCACGGGCACGGGCGCACGCTCGGGACGACCGTGCTCGACGCGTCGGGGAAGCGTCTGCGCGTCTGGGCGCATGGCGGGAAGTCGGCGGCGCGGCATCTGGCGCAGGTCCTCGGGCTCACCCTCTTCCGGGAACTGCGGCAGATGCGGCGCCCGTTGACGACACCGGACATTCCCGAGCCCGTGTACCCGGCCGGTGTGAGCGTCCGTACCTTCGTGCCGGGACAGGACGACGCGGCGTGGCTGGCCGTGAACGCCGCAGCCTTCGCCCACCACCCCGAGCAGGGCGGCATGACCCAGCGGGACCTGGACGACCGCAAGGCCGAGCCGTGGTTCGATCCGAAGGGCTTCTTCCTGGCGGAGCGCGGCGGCGAACTCGTCGGCTTCCACTGGACCAAGGTCCACGCCGAGGAGCAGCTCGGTGAGGTGTACGTCCTCGGGATCCGCCCCGACGCGCAGGGCGGCGGCCTGGGCAAGGCCCTGACGCTGACCGGCCTGCGGTACCTGGCGGCGCAGGGGGTGCCGACGGCGATGCTGTACGTCGATGCGGACAACACGGCGGCGCTGACGGTGTACGAACGGCTGGGCTTCGTCACGCACGAGACGGATCTGATGTACCGCACGGAGTCGTAG
- a CDS encoding GntR family transcriptional regulator: protein MVEFRIDRRSGVATYLQIVQQTKHALRLGLLEPGDKLPTAREVVEATAINPNTVLKAYRELEREGLVEARRGLGTFVRKSLGSAPADSPLRGELVEWAARARKAGLEKDDAVALFTSVLDEQFKDQFKGDHA, encoded by the coding sequence GTGGTCGAGTTCCGAATCGACCGGCGCTCCGGCGTCGCCACCTATCTGCAGATCGTCCAGCAGACCAAACACGCCCTCCGCCTGGGCCTGTTGGAACCGGGCGACAAACTCCCCACGGCCCGCGAGGTCGTCGAGGCCACCGCGATCAACCCGAACACCGTGCTCAAGGCGTACCGCGAGCTGGAGCGCGAGGGGCTGGTCGAAGCGCGACGGGGGCTCGGCACGTTCGTACGGAAGTCCCTGGGCAGCGCCCCGGCCGACTCACCGTTGCGCGGCGAACTCGTGGAGTGGGCCGCGCGGGCCCGTAAGGCCGGGCTGGAGAAGGACGACGCCGTCGCGCTCTTCACATCCGTACTGGACGAACAGTTCAAGGATCAGTTCAAGGGAGATCACGCATGA
- a CDS encoding ABC transporter ATP-binding protein translates to MTDTAIEAAALGKSYGRRGWALRDCSFRLTVGRVCAVVGPNGAGKSTLLAHAAGLLRPTEGSLTVLGTDPASARHRIAYVAQDKPLYPQLTVAETLRLGAELNSGRWDARIADRVVEEGELDPGARIRTLSGGQRTRVSLALALGKRPELMLLDEPMADLDPLARHQLMGTLMAEAAEHGTTVVMSSHIIGELADACDHLLLVSGGRIRLGGGIDDLLAAHARVTGLAPAADLAPHTVIESRATGRGITALIRPEGPVGDGWQADEPSLEELLLAHLRSPDAPPLLAPGTTARVAREVTA, encoded by the coding sequence ATGACCGACACCGCCATCGAGGCGGCCGCCCTGGGCAAGAGCTACGGGCGGCGGGGCTGGGCCCTGCGCGACTGCTCCTTCCGGCTGACCGTGGGACGCGTCTGCGCGGTCGTCGGCCCCAACGGCGCCGGCAAGTCGACCCTGCTCGCCCACGCGGCCGGGCTGCTGCGCCCCACCGAGGGCTCACTCACCGTGCTCGGCACCGACCCCGCGTCGGCCCGCCACCGCATTGCGTACGTCGCCCAGGACAAGCCGCTCTACCCGCAGCTCACCGTGGCCGAAACCCTCCGCCTGGGTGCCGAGCTCAACTCGGGCCGCTGGGACGCGCGCATCGCCGACCGCGTCGTGGAGGAAGGTGAACTCGACCCCGGGGCGCGGATCCGTACGCTCTCCGGCGGTCAGCGCACCCGCGTCTCGCTCGCCCTCGCGCTCGGCAAACGGCCCGAACTCATGCTGCTGGACGAGCCGATGGCCGACCTGGACCCACTGGCCCGGCACCAGTTGATGGGCACGCTGATGGCCGAGGCCGCCGAGCACGGCACCACCGTCGTGATGTCGTCGCACATCATCGGCGAACTGGCCGACGCCTGCGACCATCTGCTGCTCGTCTCCGGCGGCCGCATCCGCCTCGGCGGCGGCATCGACGACCTGCTCGCCGCGCACGCCCGGGTGACCGGACTGGCGCCGGCGGCGGACCTCGCACCGCACACCGTCATCGAATCCCGCGCCACAGGGCGTGGGATCACCGCCCTGATACGCCCCGAAGGCCCGGTCGGTGACGGCTGGCAGGCCGATGAGCCCTCCCTGGAGGAACTGTTGCTCGCCCATCTCCGCTCCCCGGACGCGCCCCCGCTGCTCGCCCCGGGCACGACGGCCCGCGTGGCGCGGGAGGTGACCGCGTGA
- a CDS encoding ABC transporter permease, whose translation MSTTTMTSPDTDPSTSDAAPRGALRGPRWALLRIHRIPLWTALAFIVLAAAVTGFLRWAASAYPDENVPCPSGSGVCPNTFLGWASAQILLSEYIKNGANALLLLPLLVGAFVAGPVVARELEAGLHRLAWTQSVPPARWLASKLALAATLTVAGTLALMGILKLGGWEVLSGRTGRWADPGVYEASGPALIAYCLLGVAVGALIGLLVRRTLLAMSITGVITGTVLMVMGSLRWSLIPVRTITEPGNEQGFPGPYPPLKSFIMDSGVQNAAGDRFERHECVTHKIPGAYCPTDVQVTSWYVDFHPYAHFWYVQLIETGILLALTAAAAYAAFRVLRRRHA comes from the coding sequence GTGAGCACCACGACCATGACCTCGCCGGACACCGACCCGAGCACCTCGGACGCCGCCCCGCGCGGCGCCCTGCGCGGGCCCCGCTGGGCGCTCCTGCGTATTCACCGCATCCCCCTGTGGACGGCCCTCGCCTTCATCGTCCTGGCAGCAGCGGTTACGGGCTTCCTGCGCTGGGCGGCGTCGGCCTACCCCGACGAGAACGTCCCCTGCCCGAGCGGCTCCGGCGTCTGCCCCAACACCTTCCTCGGGTGGGCCAGCGCCCAGATCCTCCTGAGCGAGTACATAAAAAACGGAGCCAACGCCCTCCTGCTCCTGCCCCTGCTGGTCGGAGCCTTCGTCGCGGGCCCGGTCGTCGCCCGCGAACTGGAAGCAGGGCTTCACCGCCTCGCCTGGACCCAGTCGGTCCCGCCCGCGCGTTGGCTCGCGTCAAAGCTCGCCCTGGCCGCAACGCTCACCGTGGCGGGGACGCTCGCCCTCATGGGCATCTTGAAGCTCGGCGGGTGGGAAGTTCTGAGTGGACGGACCGGGCGCTGGGCCGATCCTGGCGTGTACGAGGCGTCCGGCCCGGCCCTCATCGCCTACTGCCTGCTCGGTGTCGCCGTGGGCGCGCTCATCGGCCTGCTCGTACGCCGCACGCTCCTCGCCATGTCGATCACGGGCGTGATCACCGGCACCGTGCTGATGGTCATGGGCAGCCTGCGGTGGAGCCTGATCCCGGTACGCACTATCACCGAGCCCGGCAATGAGCAGGGTTTCCCCGGCCCGTACCCGCCCCTGAAGTCCTTCATCATGGACAGCGGGGTGCAGAATGCCGCCGGCGATCGCTTTGAGCGCCACGAGTGCGTCACGCACAAGATCCCCGGCGCCTACTGCCCCACCGACGTCCAGGTCACCAGCTGGTACGTGGACTTCCACCCCTACGCACACTTCTGGTACGTCCAGTTGATCGAGACCGGCATCCTGCTGGCCCTCACCGCGGCGGCCGCCTACGCCGCCTTCCGCGTCCTGCGCCGCCGCCACGCCTGA